A region of Lacinutrix sp. Hel_I_90 DNA encodes the following proteins:
- the atpH gene encoding ATP synthase F1 subunit delta, with product MARAAIRYAKAVLSLANDQNSAEAVNDDMKLIANTIAENKDLSDMLQSPVISPSIKKSALQAIFKDTNALTGNVIDTLITNKRIDIFGDVASKFNELYATSKGIESGTVTTAIPLTDDLKAKVLAKAKELTGKKVTVENIVDENILGGFILRVGDLQYNASIANQLNKIKREFTLN from the coding sequence ATGGCAAGAGCAGCAATACGTTACGCAAAAGCAGTATTAAGTTTAGCAAATGATCAAAATTCAGCCGAGGCTGTAAATGATGATATGAAGCTAATCGCGAATACTATTGCCGAAAATAAAGACTTAAGCGATATGCTTCAAAGTCCTGTAATTAGCCCGTCTATTAAAAAATCTGCTTTACAAGCAATTTTTAAAGACACGAATGCCTTAACAGGTAACGTAATTGATACGTTGATTACGAATAAGAGAATAGATATTTTTGGAGATGTGGCATCAAAATTCAATGAATTGTACGCGACTTCAAAAGGTATTGAATCGGGAACAGTTACCACGGCGATTCCATTAACAGATGATTTAAAAGCGAAGGTTTTGGCTAAGGCTAAAGAATTAACTGGAAAAAAGGTAACGGTAGAAAATATCGTAGATGAAAACATCTTAGGAGGTTTCATTTTACGAGTAGGCGATTTACAATACAATGCAAGTATCGCAAATCAGCTAAATAAAATTAAAAGAGAATTCACATTAAACTAA
- the atpA gene encoding F0F1 ATP synthase subunit alpha — MAEVKPAEISAILKQQLSGLEASASLDEVGTVLTVGDGIVRAYGLANAQYGELVEFDGGLEGIVLNLEEDNVGIVLLGTSVGVREGSIVKRTERIASIKVGEGIVGRVVDTLGNPIDGKGPITGETYEMPLERKAPGVIYREPVTEPLQTGIKAIDAMIPVGRGQRELVIGDRQTGKTAVCIDAILNQKEFYDAGEPVYCIYVAVGQKASTVALIAKTLEEKGALAYTTIVAANASDPAAMQVYAPFTGASIGEYFRDTGRPALIVFDDLSKQAVAYREVSLLLRRPPGREAYPGDVFYLHSRLLERSAKIINNDAIAKEMNDLPDSLKPIVKGGGSLTALPIIETQAGDVSAYIPTNVISITDGQIFLDGDLFNSGVRPAINVGISVSRVGGNAQIKSMKKVAGTLKLDQAQYRELEAFAKFGSDLDAVTLNVIEKGKRNVEILKQAQNDPFKVEDQVAIIYAGSKNLLRDVPVEKVKEFERDYLEFLNAKHRDVLDTLKAGKLTDEVTDTLSNVAKELSAKYRA, encoded by the coding sequence ATGGCAGAAGTAAAACCAGCTGAAATATCAGCAATCTTAAAACAACAACTTTCAGGTCTTGAAGCAAGCGCTTCACTAGACGAGGTTGGAACAGTATTAACTGTAGGTGATGGTATCGTACGTGCTTACGGATTAGCTAATGCTCAGTATGGAGAATTAGTTGAATTCGATGGTGGCTTAGAAGGTATTGTACTAAACCTAGAAGAAGATAATGTAGGTATTGTATTATTAGGAACTTCAGTAGGAGTAAGAGAAGGATCTATCGTAAAGCGTACAGAGCGTATCGCATCTATTAAAGTAGGTGAAGGTATTGTTGGGCGTGTGGTAGATACTTTAGGAAATCCTATTGATGGTAAAGGACCTATAACTGGTGAAACTTACGAGATGCCTTTAGAGCGTAAAGCACCTGGGGTTATCTATCGTGAGCCTGTAACTGAGCCGTTACAAACAGGAATTAAGGCTATTGATGCGATGATTCCAGTAGGTAGAGGACAACGTGAGTTGGTAATTGGTGACAGACAAACAGGTAAAACTGCCGTTTGTATCGATGCTATCTTAAATCAAAAAGAATTTTACGATGCAGGTGAGCCTGTATATTGTATATATGTTGCCGTAGGCCAAAAAGCTTCTACAGTAGCTTTAATTGCTAAAACTTTAGAAGAAAAAGGAGCTTTAGCCTATACTACTATAGTAGCTGCTAACGCGTCAGATCCTGCTGCAATGCAAGTATACGCACCGTTTACAGGAGCTTCTATTGGAGAATACTTTAGAGATACAGGGAGACCAGCTTTAATTGTATTTGATGATTTATCAAAACAAGCAGTTGCTTACCGTGAGGTTTCTTTATTATTAAGAAGACCACCGGGACGTGAAGCGTATCCAGGTGACGTGTTTTACTTACACTCAAGATTATTAGAACGTTCTGCAAAAATCATTAATAATGATGCCATTGCTAAAGAAATGAATGACTTACCAGATTCATTAAAGCCAATCGTAAAAGGTGGTGGTTCTTTAACGGCATTACCAATTATTGAAACACAAGCAGGTGACGTTTCGGCTTATATACCAACAAACGTAATTTCAATTACGGATGGACAAATTTTCTTAGATGGAGATTTATTTAACTCTGGTGTACGCCCGGCAATTAACGTAGGTATTTCGGTATCTCGTGTTGGTGGTAACGCACAAATTAAGTCCATGAAAAAAGTAGCTGGTACTTTAAAACTAGATCAAGCACAGTATCGTGAATTAGAAGCGTTTGCTAAGTTTGGTTCAGATTTAGATGCAGTAACTTTAAACGTGATTGAAAAAGGGAAGCGTAACGTTGAGATTTTAAAGCAGGCACAAAATGATCCTTTTAAAGTTGAAGATCAAGTCGCAATTATTTATGCGGGTTCTAAAAACTTATTAAGAGATGTTCCTGTTGAAAAAGTAAAAGAATTTGAGCGTGACTATTTAGAGTTTTTAAATGCAAAACACAGAGATGTATTAGACACTTTAAAAGCTGGAAAATTAACGGATGAGGTGACTGATACCTTATCGAATGTAGCAAAAGAGCTTTCGGCTAAATACAGAGCATAA
- the atpG gene encoding ATP synthase F1 subunit gamma, with protein sequence MANLKEIRNRISSVSSTMQITSAMKMVSAAKLKKAQDAITAMRPYSDKLSELLQSLSATLDDDSGSKFSEQRQVKNVLIVPITSNRGLAGAFNSNIIKQTQHLLNTVYAGKNVSILAIGKKGNDAFAKRNIVIGNYSELFDDLTFDNVAHVAERIMDMFVEGKYDKIEIVYNKFKNAATQIVMTEQFLPIVPMEGAVNVNADYIFEPSKLEIVEQLIPKSLKTQLFKGIRDSFASEHGARMTAMHKATDNATELRDQLKLTYNKARQAAITNEILEIVGGAEALNN encoded by the coding sequence ATGGCAAACTTAAAAGAAATACGTAATAGAATATCATCGGTATCTTCAACCATGCAGATTACCAGTGCCATGAAAATGGTGTCTGCTGCTAAGTTAAAGAAAGCACAAGATGCTATTACAGCAATGCGACCGTATTCAGATAAATTATCTGAGCTTTTACAGAGTTTAAGCGCGACTTTAGATGATGATTCTGGAAGTAAATTTTCAGAACAGCGCCAGGTAAAAAACGTGTTGATTGTTCCTATTACTTCAAATAGAGGTTTAGCAGGAGCATTTAATTCTAATATTATCAAGCAAACGCAGCATTTATTAAATACTGTTTATGCGGGTAAAAACGTGTCTATCCTTGCGATAGGAAAAAAAGGTAATGATGCTTTCGCTAAACGAAATATTGTTATTGGAAATTACAGTGAACTTTTTGATGACCTAACATTCGATAACGTGGCGCATGTAGCAGAACGTATTATGGACATGTTTGTTGAAGGAAAGTATGATAAAATTGAAATTGTTTACAACAAGTTCAAAAATGCAGCCACACAAATCGTAATGACTGAACAGTTTTTGCCAATTGTACCTATGGAAGGCGCTGTTAACGTCAATGCAGACTATATTTTTGAGCCATCAAAATTGGAAATTGTAGAGCAGTTAATTCCGAAGTCTTTAAAAACACAATTATTTAAAGGAATAAGAGATAGTTTTGCTAGCGAGCACGGCGCACGTATGACGGCAATGCACAAGGCAACAGACAATGCAACTGAGTTGAGGGATCAATTGAAACTAACGTATAATAAAGCGCGTCAAGCAGCTATTACTAACGAAATCCTTGAGATTGTTGGAGGTGCGGAAGCATTGAATAACTAA
- a CDS encoding lipopolysaccharide biosynthesis protein: MSGFKSLFKQTFIYGLATVLPRMLSFLLVRLHTDESVLDSVADYGSVSLIYAYFVLFNVILAYGMETAFFRFFHKENNQDKVVGTSTIALIISSFLFFFFAFVFNNEIALLTELKVEYINLVIWILLFDALVIIPFAWLRANEKPMRYAILKIVNVGVNLGLNVFLLLYLKGLATNISIFESIYQPNFEINYIFIANLIASAITLILLIPFYTKIKYIFSSLLLKKMLNYAFPVLVAGIAFSINETFDRILLDKLLPENIGKTQVGMYSACYKLALFMTLFATAYRLGIEPYFFSHSKSENPQKNYAKILEFFVICGSVILLVVVVFADVLKVIFIGDEAYWEAMWIVPILLLAYLCLGIYHNLSVWYKITDRTKFGAYISVLGAIITLVLNYMLIPKIGFKGSAIATLAAYAIMMFLSFFFGRKYYPIPYNLKKIVLYLGLSTVFSMVYFYNFRGNYFIGVAALIVFLTLVFQLEKKELKQLLKK, translated from the coding sequence TTGAGCGGATTTAAATCTCTTTTTAAACAAACATTTATTTATGGTTTAGCGACTGTGCTTCCTAGAATGTTGAGCTTTTTGCTGGTTAGATTGCATACAGACGAAAGTGTTTTAGATTCTGTAGCAGATTATGGAAGTGTCTCTTTAATCTATGCCTATTTTGTTTTATTTAATGTCATTTTAGCTTATGGAATGGAAACTGCTTTTTTTCGCTTTTTCCATAAAGAAAACAACCAGGATAAAGTTGTCGGAACTTCAACAATAGCATTAATTATATCTTCTTTTTTATTCTTCTTTTTTGCGTTTGTATTTAATAATGAAATTGCTTTGTTAACTGAATTAAAAGTAGAATATATAAATCTTGTTATTTGGATTTTATTATTTGATGCTTTAGTCATTATTCCTTTTGCTTGGTTAAGAGCAAACGAAAAACCTATGCGCTATGCTATTTTAAAGATAGTTAATGTAGGAGTTAATCTAGGTTTAAATGTATTCTTATTGCTTTATTTAAAAGGTTTAGCAACAAACATTTCAATTTTTGAAAGTATATATCAGCCTAATTTTGAAATCAATTATATATTTATTGCAAATCTAATAGCGAGTGCAATTACGCTTATATTATTAATTCCTTTTTATACCAAAATCAAATATATTTTCAGTTCGCTCCTGTTAAAAAAGATGCTCAATTATGCTTTTCCAGTATTAGTTGCTGGTATTGCTTTTTCAATAAATGAAACGTTTGATCGTATTTTATTGGATAAATTATTGCCAGAAAATATTGGAAAAACACAGGTGGGAATGTATTCGGCATGTTATAAACTGGCTTTATTTATGACTTTGTTTGCTACAGCATATAGATTGGGAATTGAGCCTTATTTCTTTAGTCATTCAAAATCTGAAAACCCTCAAAAAAATTATGCTAAGATTTTAGAGTTCTTCGTTATTTGTGGCTCTGTAATTTTATTAGTTGTGGTCGTTTTTGCAGATGTTTTAAAAGTTATATTTATAGGAGACGAAGCTTATTGGGAGGCCATGTGGATTGTGCCTATTTTATTACTAGCTTATTTATGTTTAGGCATTTATCACAACCTCTCTGTTTGGTATAAAATTACAGATCGTACTAAATTTGGAGCTTACATTTCTGTTTTAGGTGCAATAATTACGCTAGTGCTAAATTACATGTTGATTCCAAAGATTGGATTTAAAGGATCTGCTATAGCAACATTGGCGGCTTATGCCATAATGATGTTTTTATCTTTTTTCTTCGGAAGGAAGTATTATCCTATTCCTTATAATTTAAAAAAAATTGTATTATACTTAGGCCTTTCTACAGTTTTTTCTATGGTCTATTTCTATAATTTTAGAGGTAATTATTTTATTGGAGTTGCAGCATTAATCGTATTTTTAACCTTAGTTTTTCAACTTGAAAAAAAAGAATTAAAACAGTTACTAAAGAAATAA
- the dut gene encoding dUTP diphosphatase, with amino-acid sequence MNIKIINKSNHALPHYETIASAGMDLRANISENIILQPMARKIVPTGLFLELPIGVEAQVRPRSGLAAKKGVTVLNAPGTVDADYRGEVGVILVNLSTESFTIENGERIAQLVIAKHERAEWLEVETLSETDRGEGGFGSTGVK; translated from the coding sequence ATGAATATAAAAATAATAAACAAATCCAACCACGCATTACCGCATTACGAGACTATAGCTTCAGCTGGTATGGATTTAAGAGCAAACATTTCAGAAAATATCATTTTGCAACCCATGGCGCGTAAAATTGTGCCCACAGGCTTATTTTTAGAGCTGCCTATTGGCGTAGAAGCACAAGTGAGACCAAGAAGTGGTTTGGCTGCGAAAAAGGGCGTTACAGTGCTTAATGCGCCAGGAACGGTAGATGCAGATTATAGAGGCGAGGTAGGCGTGATTTTGGTTAACTTATCTACAGAAAGCTTTACTATTGAAAATGGGGAACGTATTGCGCAATTGGTCATTGCAAAACATGAGCGAGCAGAATGGCTTGAAGTAGAAACACTTTCTGAAACCGATAGAGGCGAAGGCGGTTTTGGTAGTACAGGAGTGAAATAG
- a CDS encoding sugar phosphate nucleotidyltransferase, translating to MKIIVPMAGRGSRLRPHSLTVPKPLIPVAGQPIVHRLVKDIAKILNEPIEEIAFVLGDPAWFGDDVVSSLQDLAKSLGAKASIYRQDQPLGTGHAIMCAKDSLSGPAVIAYADTLIRADFNLDPEADAVIWVKQVDQPEAYGVVELNDQQEIVELVEKPAQFVSDLAVIGIYYFKDVSVLKEELQKVLDDNIIHGGEYQINDGIKGMMAKGNVFKTGEVAEWMDCGNKAVTLETNQRMLGFLEADGEEQLVAASVKNENSKIIAPCYIGENVLLKNATIGPNVSIGNNCVIENTSVKNSLIQNNTQIKNANLEEAMIGNHVKYDGKFTKISIGDYSVLE from the coding sequence ATGAAGATAATAGTACCAATGGCAGGCCGAGGTTCTCGACTGCGCCCACACAGTTTAACAGTCCCAAAACCATTAATTCCTGTTGCTGGTCAACCCATCGTGCACCGTTTGGTTAAAGATATTGCCAAGATTTTAAATGAGCCTATTGAAGAAATTGCTTTCGTTTTAGGAGATCCAGCTTGGTTTGGTGATGATGTGGTGTCAAGTTTGCAGGACTTAGCAAAAAGTTTAGGAGCTAAAGCTTCTATTTACAGACAAGACCAACCATTAGGCACGGGTCATGCCATTATGTGTGCGAAAGACTCGCTTTCAGGCCCAGCGGTTATTGCTTATGCAGATACTTTAATTCGTGCCGACTTTAATTTAGACCCAGAGGCAGATGCTGTTATTTGGGTAAAACAAGTTGACCAACCTGAAGCCTATGGAGTAGTGGAACTAAACGACCAGCAGGAAATTGTTGAATTGGTAGAGAAACCAGCGCAATTTGTTAGTGATTTAGCCGTTATAGGCATTTACTATTTTAAAGACGTTTCGGTATTAAAAGAGGAGTTACAAAAAGTGTTGGATGATAACATTATTCATGGCGGTGAATACCAGATTAATGATGGGATTAAAGGCATGATGGCCAAAGGGAACGTTTTTAAAACAGGCGAGGTTGCCGAATGGATGGATTGCGGGAACAAAGCGGTCACTTTAGAAACAAATCAACGCATGTTAGGATTTTTAGAAGCAGACGGCGAAGAACAATTAGTAGCCGCATCAGTTAAAAATGAAAACTCTAAAATTATTGCGCCCTGCTATATTGGTGAAAATGTCCTGTTAAAAAATGCCACAATAGGACCTAATGTTTCCATTGGAAATAACTGTGTGATCGAGAACACATCCGTTAAAAATAGCCTAATTCAGAATAATACTCAGATAAAAAATGCTAATTTAGAGGAAGCAATGATTGGTAACCATGTAAAGTACGATGGAAAATTCACGAAAATTAGTATAGGTGATTATTCGGTTTTGGAATAA
- a CDS encoding lipopolysaccharide assembly protein LapB — MKKQRYLFIFIFGMLFIPQHNYAQVDFNAVPDDDLGNVSDEFQELFYEALKQKAIENYDKAITSLQKAIEIDDSESILYFELGKNYNILKNFGEAEDALKEAVSKEPENEWYLDELYETYSQQKDFDKAIKTIKQLVKHHPDYKEDLAALYVRTKKYKDALKVLDELDEELGVSDIRDRLRNQIYNVTGRKKEQIRNLEDRVDENPDAEKNYLALIFRYSENGDKKKAFETAVKLVEINPESQLVHLALYKFYLDDEDSEKAIESMKVVLNSRIIKPEAKIKVLADFVNFVDKNPQYETDLVEITTLVSENATDGKTFVEIAQYYLAKGDKSKAIKYYLKAEALETENFGILRNILLLHIDLEQYAEAQQKSEENLEKHPSQPVLYLINGVALNRLDRPQEAVENLEAGLDYIIEDNKMEADFYKQLAKAYTSLNNLTKAKTFSDKAKRLELPN, encoded by the coding sequence ATGAAAAAACAACGATATCTCTTTATTTTTATTTTCGGAATGCTATTCATCCCGCAGCATAATTATGCACAGGTAGATTTCAACGCTGTGCCAGATGATGATTTGGGAAATGTTTCAGATGAATTTCAAGAGTTATTTTATGAGGCGTTAAAGCAAAAAGCAATTGAAAACTATGACAAAGCAATCACATCACTTCAAAAAGCGATTGAAATTGACGACTCAGAATCTATTTTATATTTCGAACTAGGAAAAAATTACAACATTCTAAAGAATTTCGGCGAAGCTGAAGATGCACTTAAAGAAGCCGTAAGTAAAGAGCCAGAAAATGAATGGTACTTAGACGAATTGTATGAAACCTATTCACAACAAAAAGATTTTGATAAAGCGATAAAGACCATCAAGCAGTTGGTAAAACATCATCCGGACTACAAAGAGGATTTGGCGGCACTGTATGTGCGTACAAAAAAATATAAAGATGCTTTAAAGGTATTAGATGAATTAGATGAAGAATTGGGCGTTTCAGACATAAGGGATCGTTTGCGTAATCAAATTTATAATGTCACGGGTAGAAAGAAAGAGCAGATAAGAAATCTTGAAGATCGCGTGGATGAAAATCCAGATGCAGAAAAAAATTACCTGGCGCTAATCTTTAGATATAGTGAAAATGGAGACAAAAAAAAGGCATTTGAAACAGCTGTAAAGCTTGTTGAAATTAACCCAGAATCTCAGTTAGTACACCTAGCGTTGTATAAGTTTTATTTAGATGACGAGGATTCAGAAAAGGCTATTGAATCAATGAAAGTGGTATTAAATAGTAGAATTATTAAACCAGAGGCCAAAATAAAAGTACTGGCAGATTTTGTAAATTTTGTAGATAAAAATCCACAATATGAAACAGATTTGGTAGAAATTACCACGTTAGTTTCTGAAAATGCTACAGACGGCAAAACATTTGTTGAGATTGCACAATACTATCTTGCAAAGGGCGACAAAAGCAAAGCGATTAAGTATTATTTAAAGGCGGAAGCCCTGGAAACCGAAAATTTCGGGATATTAAGAAATATTCTATTACTCCATATTGATTTGGAACAATACGCAGAAGCACAGCAAAAAAGTGAAGAGAATTTAGAAAAGCATCCTTCTCAACCTGTTTTATACCTCATTAACGGTGTTGCTCTAAATCGGTTAGATCGCCCACAAGAGGCTGTAGAAAACTTAGAAGCAGGTTTAGATTATATTATTGAGGATAATAAAATGGAAGCCGATTTTTACAAACAACTAGCTAAAGCCTACACGAGCTTAAACAATTTAACTAAGGCAAAGACGTTTAGTGATAAAGCTAAAAGGCTAGAACTTCCAAACTAA